A window of the Henckelia pumila isolate YLH828 chromosome 3, ASM3356847v2, whole genome shotgun sequence genome harbors these coding sequences:
- the LOC140891371 gene encoding plasmodesmata-located protein 8, protein MLDQTLQRHSIKTQIPPLNLFSITILFFFIIFLTNNIRSTKSHAFVYSGCSQEKFQPDSPYQTNLNSMLSSITSSSYTTLYNSFTLGTDPSAVSPPEGAVYGLYQCRGDLNTKDCSACIASSINQIVLLCPHSYGATLQLDGCFVRYEHVDFLGKPDTTLVHKKCSDRLLNDAEFLRRRDAVLDDLRGAVGFRVSSAGSVEGYTQCFGDVTGGDCSSCLGDAVEQVRSLCGSAAAADVFLAQCYVRYWESGYYNNPSDSSNEDDVGKTVAIIVGVSAGVAVFVILLSFCKKAFG, encoded by the exons ATGCTTGATCAAACCCTTCAAAGGCACTCCATTAAAACACAAATTCCACCTCTGAATCTCTTCTCCATCACCATAttgttcttcttcatcatcttcctcaCAAATAACATCCGTTCGACCAAATCCCACGCGTTCGTCTACTCCGGCTGCTCCCAAGAAAAGTTTCAACCCGACTCACCGTACCAAACGAACCTCAACTCCATGCTCTCCTCTATAACCAGCTCCTCTTACACCACCCTCTACAACTCCTTCACTCTCGGGACGGACCCCTCGGCCGTGTCGCCCCCGGAGGGCGCGGTTTATGGCCTGTACCAATGCAGAGGTGACTTGAACACGAAGGACTGCTCTGCATGCATAGCTAGTTCGATTAACCAGATAGTCTTGCTCTGTCCGCATTCGTATGGAGCAACACTCCAGCTCGACGGCTGCTTCGTTCGGTACGAGCATGTCGATTTCTTGGGAAAACCAGACACGACCCTCGTGCACAAGAAGTGTAGTGACAGGTTACTCAATGATGCCGAGTTTTTACGTAGGAGGGATGCTGTTCTTGATGATCTGAGGGGGGCAGTGGGGTTTAGGGTGAGTTCTGCGGGTTCTGTTGAAGGTTACACGCAGTGTTTCGGGGATGTGACCGGCGGAGATTGTAGTTCCTGCTTGGGGGATGCGGTGGAGCAAGTGAGGAGCCTCTGTGGATCGGCGGCGGCGGCCGATGTGTTCTTGGCGCAGTGTTATGTCCGATATTGGGAGTCTGGTTATTATAATAACCCTTCAG ATTCTTCCAATGAGGATGATGTGGGGAAAACAGTGGCGATAATTGTAGGAGTATCGGCTGGTGTTGCGGTCTTCGTTATTCTTCTGTCATTTTGCAAAAAGGCCTTTG GTTGA
- the LOC140891372 gene encoding uncharacterized protein At5g43822-like isoform X1 — protein MESIVKKYQQKFRKIKSELSRWDELQTRVTSQFSNAASIIQRVQVIQDSGNYGILKCVEGIEDAVLGKQMESLHTIMLSMNNTLEEFRGVVSSLEKIVRDSRQLAGTGSSQPTAKQLRQRIGIKPSLQDCLDGLRRLEEMYQSEYLLKLSVLSALPAIALKPSASADLGALQQLLVDQPNIPQEEVQYIYDIIFAEEIS, from the exons ATGGAATCGATTGTTAAAAAATATCAGCAGAAATTCAGGAAAATCAAGTCCGAACTGAGCCGGTGGGACGAGCTTCAAACTCGGGTGACTTCACAATTTTCTAATGCCGCTTCCATTATTCAGAGGGTGCAG GTAATCCAAGATTCAGGAAACTATGGAATCTTGAAATGTGTTGAGGGCATTGAAGATGCTGTGTTGGGGAAGCAAATGGAGTCCCTGCACACCATCATGCTCTCGATGAACAACACCTT GGAAGAATTTCGCGGCGTTGTATCGTCGCTCGAGAAGATAGTTCGTGATAGTCGGCAACTGGCAGGAACGGGCTCTTCCCAGCCAACGGCAAAGCAGCTGAGGCAACGGATCGGCATTAAGCCAAGTCTTCAAGATTGTTTAGATGGACTTAGGCGTCTTGAAGAGATGTATCAATCTGA GTATCTTCTTAAACTATCAGTGTTATCTGCACTTCCGGCTATTGCACTGAAACCAAG TGCAAGTGCTGATTTAGGAGCCCTTCAGCAACTCCTGGTGGATCAACCAAATATTCCTCAAGAAGAAG TGCAATACATATACGACATCATATTTGCTGAAGAAATCTCTTGA
- the LOC140891372 gene encoding uncharacterized protein At5g43822-like isoform X2 — translation MESIVKKYQQKFRKIKSELSRWDELQTRVTSQFSNAASIIQRVQVIQDSGNYGILKCVEGIEDAVLGKQMESLHTIMLSMNNTLEEFRGVVSSLEKIVRDSRQLAGTGSSQPTAKQLRQRIGIKPSLQDCLDGLRRLEEMYQSEYLLKLSVLSALPAIALKPSASADLGALQQLLVDQPNIPQEEDIKESRGF, via the exons ATGGAATCGATTGTTAAAAAATATCAGCAGAAATTCAGGAAAATCAAGTCCGAACTGAGCCGGTGGGACGAGCTTCAAACTCGGGTGACTTCACAATTTTCTAATGCCGCTTCCATTATTCAGAGGGTGCAG GTAATCCAAGATTCAGGAAACTATGGAATCTTGAAATGTGTTGAGGGCATTGAAGATGCTGTGTTGGGGAAGCAAATGGAGTCCCTGCACACCATCATGCTCTCGATGAACAACACCTT GGAAGAATTTCGCGGCGTTGTATCGTCGCTCGAGAAGATAGTTCGTGATAGTCGGCAACTGGCAGGAACGGGCTCTTCCCAGCCAACGGCAAAGCAGCTGAGGCAACGGATCGGCATTAAGCCAAGTCTTCAAGATTGTTTAGATGGACTTAGGCGTCTTGAAGAGATGTATCAATCTGA GTATCTTCTTAAACTATCAGTGTTATCTGCACTTCCGGCTATTGCACTGAAACCAAG TGCAAGTGCTGATTTAGGAGCCCTTCAGCAACTCCTGGTGGATCAACCAAATATTCCTCAAGAAGAAG ATATTAAAGAAAGCAGAGGCTTTTAA